Proteins encoded together in one Mobula birostris isolate sMobBir1 chromosome 7, sMobBir1.hap1, whole genome shotgun sequence window:
- the LOC140200028 gene encoding P2Y purinoceptor 8-like: protein MTANGNKLDNETLEMLSNPAIKNTLPIFYLIVAAISLPGNGFSLFLLCRTQPKTSSIIFMINLTITDLILGAFLPFQSMYHWKGNNWTFGSSLCSMVTVLFYANMYCSILTMTCISLERYSGVVLPMQCKRWRITKHAILICLAMWALVLITLLPLEMNDLTYKVRELNITTCFDVLKRDMLPSKAAWAAFLFTLFGILFLIPFCVTVYCYIRIIAKLIKTSTSYGYIQKRRAVCLALIVLLVFITCFTPNNFILLAHIIERIFYEKGIYSAYKITLTLSCLNSCLDPFIYYFASMEFRKKLRAFLHLRVTSSQGSFTEYRRESILSMRSGQNHTALELQASLTTTNGSV, encoded by the coding sequence ATGACAGCAAATGGAAACAAACTGGACAATGAAACTCTGGAAATGCTCTCAAACCCGGCAATTAAGAACACCCTTCCTATCTTTTACCTCATTGTTGCTGCAATCAGTTTGCCAGGGAATGGGTTTTCTTTATTTCTGCTTTGTCGAACTCAACCAAAGACATCGTCCATCATATTCATGATCAACCTCACCATCACCGATCTGATACTTGGTGCCTTTTTGCCCTTCCAGAGCATGTACCATTGGAAAGGGAACAACTGGACCTTTGGATCGAGCCTGTGTAGTATGGTCACTGTGTTATTCTATGCCAACATGTACTGCTCCATCTTAACCATGACTTGCATTAGTTTGGAGCGTTATTCGGGAGTGGTGCTACCAATGCAATGTAAGAGATGGCGGATAACAAAGCACGCCATTCTGATTTGCTTAGCGATGTGGGCACTTGTTCTTATCACCTTGCTGCCGCTGGAGATGAATGATTTGACTTATAAGGTTCGTGAGCTGAATATTACCACATGTTTTGACGTTCTGAAGAGAGACATGCTTCCTTCCAAAGCAGCCTGGGCTGCTTTCCTTTTCACCCTATTTGGAATTTTGTTCCTGATTCCATTTTGCGTCACCGTGTACTGCTACATCCGAATCATTGCCAAGCTGATCAAAACCTCTACGTCTTATGGTTACATACAAAAGCGGAGAGCAGTTTGTTTGGCATTAATTGTGCTCTTAGTGTTCATAACGTGTTTCACCCCCAACAACTTCATCCTTCTGGCCCACATAATCGAACGCATCTTTTATGAGAAAGGCATTTATAGTGCCTACAAAATCACTCTCACCCTGAGCTGCCTAAATAGCTGCCTGGACCCCTTTATCTACTACTTTGCATCCATGGAGTTTCGCAAGAAGCTCAGAGCATTTTTGCATTTGAGAGTCACTTCAAGTCAAGGAAGTTTCACTGAATACAGAAGGGAGAGCATTCTCTCAATGAGATCAGGGCAAAACCACACCGCTTTAGAGTTGCAGGCTTCTCTGACTACAACAAATGGATCAGTGTAG